In one Solanum lycopersicum chromosome 11, SLM_r2.1 genomic region, the following are encoded:
- the LOC101245147 gene encoding UDP-glycosyltransferase 91A1, whose amino-acid sequence MTNTNRPLTDHTKMAKNSKMLHIGVFPWLAFGHMIPYLELSKLIAQKGHKISFISTPRNIDRLPKLSPNLTPFLNFVKLPMPYVENLPENAEATTDVTYEQVKYLKLAQDGLEESMAKFLEDSDLDFILFDFTSYWVPSIASKFNIRSGHFSIYIAAFLGFTGPVPGLNNDYEIRTTPEEYTVPPKWVPFETTVAFKLFEVLRIFEATMKGEEENIADITRYYKSVENCDFLFVRSCSELEPEWLKVLGDIHRKPVLPVGQLPTTPYEDDSTKIDAWIEIKLWLDKREKGKVIYVAFGSEAKSSQNELIELSLGLELSGLSFLWVLRTKRGESDDELVQLPEGFEDRMKGRGIVCTSWAPQLKILSHDSVGGFLTHSGWSSVVEAIQYEKPLVLLTFSADQGINARLLEEKKIAYSIPRDDCDGSFTRDSVAKSLNLVLIEKEGEIYREKVKQMKSLFCDKERQDNYVDNLLCYLQNYKKTIP is encoded by the coding sequence ATGACAAATACTAATAGACCTCTAACAGATCACACAAAAATGGCGAAAAATAGCAAAATGTTGCATATTGGAGTATTTCCATGGTTAGCTTTTGGTCATATGATTCCGTATTTAGAGCTTTCGAAGCTAATTGCTCAAAAGGGtcataaaatttcttttatttcgaCTCCCAGAAACATAGATCGTCTCCCAAAACTTTCCCCAAATCTTACCCCgtttttaaattttgtcaaaCTTCCAATGCCTTATGTGGAAAATTTGCCGGAAAATGCAGAAGCCACTACCGATGTAACTTATGAGCAAGTCAAATACCTCAAACTTGCTCAAGATGGACTCGAAGAATCCATGGCTAAGTTTCTCGAAGATTCAGatcttgattttatactattcgaTTTTACTTCTTACTGGGTTCCTTCAATTGCTTCAAAATTCAACATTCGGTCAGGTCATTTCAGCATATACATCGCTGCGTTTCTGGGTTTCACCGGACCTGTACCGGGATTAAACAATGATTATGAAATTCGTACAACGCCGGAGGAATATACCGTTCCCCCAAAATGGGTTCCGTTTGAAACTACAGTTGCTTTCAAGCTTTTCGAAGTCTTGAGAATCTTCGAAGCTACCATGAagggagaggaagagaacaTTGCTGATATTACTCGTTACTATAAATCAGttgaaaattgtgattttttgtttgtgaGGAGCTGTTCGGAATTAGAACCAGAATGGTTGAAAGTTCTCGGAGATATTCACCGGAAACCGGTTTTGCCGGTGGGTCAACTTCCGACAACACCGTACGAAGATGACAGCACGAAGATCGATGCGTGGATAGAGATAAAACTATGGCTTGATAAGCGAGAAAAGGGGAAAGTGATTTATGTTGCATTTGGTAGTGAGGCAAAATCGAGTCAAAATGAGCTCATTGAGTTATCACTTGGATTAGAGCTTTCTGGGTTATCATTTCTCTGGGTTTTAAGAACTAAAAGAGGAGAATCGGATGATGAGTTGGTTCAATTACCAGAAGGATTCGAAGATCGAATGAAGGGAAGAGGAATAGTGTGCACGAGTTGGGCACCACAACTCAAGATATTGAGTCATGACTCAGTTGGTGGATTTTTGACACATTCAGGATGGAGTTCAGTAGTCGAGGCAATACAATATGAGAAGCCATTAGTTCTCTTAACATTCTCTGCTGATCAAGGGATAAATGCTAGGCTCTTGGAGGAGAAAAAGATAGCGTATTCAATACCAAGAGATGATTGTGACGGGTCATTCACTCGTGACTCAGTAGCTAAGTCACTAAATTTGGTACTCATTGAAAAAGAGGGTGAAATTTATCGAGAAAAAGTTAAACAGATGAAAAGTCTTTTTTGTGACAAAGAAAGACAAGATAATTATGTGGATAATTTATTGTGTTATCTTCAAAATTATAAGAAGACTATTCCATAA
- the LOC138339663 gene encoding UDP-glycosyltransferase 91A1-like, translating to MTLEELTVSPKWVPFETAVAFKEFELLRIYEGCKEGEEENFYDISRMYKTFENCDFLLVRSCLEFEPEWLKVVEDIHPKPVIPVGQLPTTSYEDDNTDIDAWREIKLWLDKQDKGKVIYVAFGSEAKLSQNELTELSLGLELSGLPFFWVLRTKRGESDDELIQVPEGFEERTKERGIVYTSWVPQLKILSHDSV from the exons ATGACGTTGGAGGAATTGACAGTTTCCCCAAAATGGGTTCCGTTTGAAACTGCCGTTGCTTTCAAGGAGTTTGAACTTTTGAGGATCTACGAAGGTTGCAAAGAAGGCGAGGAAGAGAACTTTTATGATATTTCTCGTATGTATAAGACTTttgaaaattgtgattttttactTGTGAGGAGTTGTTTAGAATTTGAACCGGAATGGCTGAAAGTAGTAGAGGATATTCACCCAAAACCGGTGATCCCGGTGGGCCAACTTCCGACGACATCATATGAAGATGACAACACAGATATTGATGCGTGgagagaaataaaattatggCTTGATAAGCAAGACAAAGGGAAAGTGATCTATGTGGCATTTGGGAGCGAGGCAAAACTGAGTCAAAATGAACTCACTGAGTTATCGCTAGGATTAGAGCTTTCTGGGTTaccttttttttgggttttaagAACTAAAAGAGGAGAATCCGATGATGAATTGATTCAAGTACCAGAAGGTTTCGAAGAACGAACGAAGGAAAGAGGAATAGTGTACACGAGTTGGGTGCCACAACTTAAAATACTGAGTCATGACTCG gtttaa